One window of the Candidatus Jettenia sp. genome contains the following:
- a CDS encoding M48 family metallopeptidase codes for MEQIIISDITIDVVRKAIKNIHLAVYPPGGRVRIAAPFQVNEDAIRLFAISKLGWIKRRQRKFEGQERIPQREYQYRESHYFQGKRYLLNIIEADAPPRVVLKSKTYIDLYVRHGTSIAKRHEIMNEWYRFQLKRQIPELIDTWERKLNVKVSEWQVKLMKTKWGSCNIGKKRIWLNLELAKKPIRCLEYIIVHEMVHLRERYHNDTFLYYMDTFLPNWKQLKTELNKLPVSHAEWNY; via the coding sequence ATGGAGCAGATCATCATAAGCGATATTACAATTGATGTAGTTCGTAAAGCGATAAAAAACATACATCTTGCTGTTTATCCTCCAGGGGGCAGGGTTCGCATTGCCGCTCCGTTCCAGGTAAATGAAGATGCAATACGGTTATTTGCCATTTCAAAATTAGGTTGGATAAAACGACGCCAGCGCAAATTTGAAGGTCAGGAAAGAATACCGCAAAGAGAATACCAGTATAGAGAAAGCCATTACTTCCAGGGCAAAAGATATTTGCTGAATATAATTGAAGCAGACGCCCCACCCAGAGTAGTTTTGAAAAGCAAAACGTATATAGACCTTTACGTAAGACATGGAACATCCATTGCCAAACGACATGAAATCATGAACGAGTGGTATCGTTTTCAACTCAAGAGACAGATTCCAGAACTCATTGATACGTGGGAAAGAAAATTGAATGTAAAGGTTAGTGAATGGCAGGTAAAATTAATGAAAACCAAATGGGGATCATGCAATATCGGGAAGAAAAGAATCTGGCTAAACCTGGAATTGGCAAAGAAACCAATTCGTTGTTTAGAGTATATTATAGTTCATGAAATGGTTCACTTACGGGAAAGGTATCACAACGATACATTCCTTTACTACATGGACACATTTTTACCCAACTGGAAACAACTAAAAACAGAATTGAATAAATTACCGGTAAGTCATGCTGAGTGGAACTACTAA
- a CDS encoding endonuclease domain-containing protein has product MRIYYNSKLKTLSRELRKKGTLSEVLLWNILKGKRIKGYQFMRQKPIGDYIVDFFCNKLKLVIEIDGISHNEKSASDQIRQQKLESLGLSVLRFYEWDVKKDIHAVVQVIENWIEEFERKDTTTKNTTP; this is encoded by the coding sequence ATGAGGATTTACTATAATTCAAAATTAAAAACCCTTTCCAGAGAACTCAGAAAAAAGGGTACTTTGTCAGAGGTCTTACTCTGGAATATATTAAAAGGCAAGAGAATAAAAGGGTATCAGTTCATGCGGCAAAAGCCTATTGGCGACTATATCGTTGATTTCTTTTGTAATAAGCTAAAATTGGTAATTGAAATTGATGGTATTAGCCATAATGAAAAATCTGCGAGTGATCAAATAAGACAACAGAAGTTAGAATCATTAGGTTTATCTGTGTTACGATTTTATGAATGGGATGTTAAAAAAGATATACACGCTGTAGTGCAGGTAATTGAAAACTGGATAGAGGAATTTGAAAGGAAAGATACAACTACAAAAAACACAACCCCCTGA
- a CDS encoding NAD(P)-dependent oxidoreductase yields the protein MRIAITGLTGFLGYYVAKRLFERDVQIQAMIRSDSKTLHLSDYQKKITFVRGDLTDKETLGKFVQGADVVIHMAYERKGATFQEAANKDLKRFVEANLFGSIELLEASKQAHIRQFIFISSCAVYGHIFPHIKLDEFHPLIPDSNYGAYKASIEAFCHAYFTTKAFDTTIFRPVGIYGINPHLAHSAWYHIVKDIKHGCNIEVSGGGKIVCAENVAQAIDLAIGNKETSGKIYNLVDFYADNMSIARIAKELCTSNSHISGTPKQPVNTIDNTQSRILGVHYTGIEGLRRYIQELLRCM from the coding sequence ATGCGAATTGCTATTACCGGTTTAACAGGATTTTTGGGCTATTATGTGGCAAAAAGGCTTTTTGAAAGGGATGTTCAGATCCAGGCCATGATAAGAAGCGACAGCAAAACCTTGCATCTGTCGGATTATCAAAAAAAAATTACCTTTGTAAGAGGAGATCTTACTGATAAAGAAACTTTGGGGAAGTTTGTCCAGGGAGCCGATGTTGTTATCCACATGGCGTATGAGCGAAAGGGCGCTACCTTTCAGGAGGCGGCCAATAAGGATCTGAAAAGATTCGTAGAGGCAAATCTTTTCGGTAGTATAGAATTGTTAGAGGCATCGAAGCAAGCCCATATCAGGCAATTCATCTTTATCAGCTCCTGTGCAGTGTATGGGCACATCTTTCCTCATATCAAGCTGGATGAATTCCATCCCCTGATACCCGATTCAAACTACGGCGCTTATAAGGCATCAATAGAGGCATTTTGCCATGCATACTTCACAACAAAAGCCTTTGATACAACGATCTTCCGTCCCGTAGGCATCTACGGTATCAATCCGCATCTGGCTCACTCTGCCTGGTACCATATCGTGAAAGATATTAAGCACGGGTGTAATATAGAGGTTTCCGGCGGTGGAAAGATAGTTTGTGCGGAGAATGTAGCACAGGCTATAGATTTGGCAATCGGCAACAAAGAGACCTCTGGAAAGATTTATAACCTGGTCGACTTCTACGCAGATAACATGAGCATAGCCCGTATTGCAAAAGAACTCTGTACCTCCAACTCCCATATCAGCGGTACACCTAAGCAGCCTGTCAATACAATTGATAACACTCAATCCAGGATATTAGGTGTACACTATACAGGAATTGAGGGTTTAAGGCGATATATTCAAGAATTACTCCGTTGTATGTAA
- a CDS encoding restriction endonuclease subunit S: MVEAMKILKGYKKTEVGIIPNDWEVNILGNLIEKFVNGGTPSTQVTEYWNGNIPWITGADILNQKVAVIRRYISKEAVKNSSTNIIEKGNLLFVSRTGVGKLAIAPFDIAISQDFTGIYVKQSELSTQGITRDTLSSFQIPLPPTKSEQTTIATALNDADALITQLEKLIAKKRNIKRGAMQELLRPKEGWEAKKLGEIPLSVASGKSNTQSKEGKYPIYGSTGIIGWRNVYDYEGNKILIARVGANAGTVNKVSGKYCVSDNTLIVSLQSNIDIDFIFFKLINYHLNRLVFGSGQPLITGGQLKNLEFSLPSKEEQTRIAQILSDMDAEIEALEKKLEKYKMIKQGMMQNLLTGKIRLV; the protein is encoded by the coding sequence ATGGTAGAAGCAATGAAAATACTAAAAGGATACAAGAAAACAGAAGTTGGGATAATTCCAAATGATTGGGAGGTGAATATATTAGGGAATTTAATTGAGAAATTTGTTAATGGAGGAACTCCTTCAACCCAAGTAACTGAATATTGGAATGGTAATATTCCTTGGATAACTGGTGCTGATATTTTAAATCAAAAAGTTGCTGTTATTAGAAGATATATTTCAAAAGAAGCAGTCAAAAATAGTTCTACCAATATCATTGAAAAAGGCAATCTTTTATTTGTTTCAAGAACCGGAGTTGGAAAGTTAGCAATTGCGCCTTTCGATATTGCAATAAGTCAAGATTTTACAGGTATATATGTTAAGCAATCGGAATTATCCACTCAGGGGATTACTAGAGACACTCTTTCTTCTTTTCAAATTCCCCTTCCCCCTACCAAATCCGAGCAAACCACCATTGCCACTGCCTTAAACGATGCAGATGCACTCATTACCCAATTAGAAAAACTCATTGCCAAAAAACGAAATATCAAGCGAGGGGCTATGCAGGAGTTGCTGAGGCCGAAAGAGGGGTGGGAGGCGAAGAAGTTAGGGGAGATACCATTATCAGTAGCATCAGGCAAATCAAATACGCAATCGAAAGAAGGAAAATACCCAATCTATGGTTCAACTGGAATAATCGGTTGGCGTAATGTTTATGATTACGAAGGAAATAAAATCTTAATTGCAAGAGTTGGTGCAAATGCTGGAACTGTTAATAAAGTATCAGGTAAGTATTGTGTTTCGGATAACACTTTGATAGTTTCGTTACAAAGTAATATTGATATAGATTTTATTTTTTTCAAGCTAATTAATTATCATCTCAATAGACTTGTTTTTGGTTCAGGACAGCCATTGATAACAGGGGGTCAATTAAAGAATTTAGAATTCTCGCTACCATCAAAAGAAGAACAAACCCGCATCGCTCAAATCCTTTCCGACATGGATGCCGAAATAGAAGCCCTGGAAAAGAAATTGGAGAAATACAAAATGATAAAGCAAGGTATGATGCAGAATTTATTAACCGGGAAAATCAGGCTTGTTTAA
- a CDS encoding HsdR family type I site-specific deoxyribonuclease — translation MIKNNSPFTTHHSSLSSIGKKERETQNRAVALFHNELKYRYLGNWEERENNSNIEEEILTAWLTKKGYSQNLIVKALYKFSKVANDQSKSLYDVNKEVYSMLRYGVNVQPEIGQNKETVWLIDWKYPFENDFAIAEEVTIKGVHHKRPDIVLYVNGIALGVLELKRSTVSISEGIRQNLDNQKHIFIKPFFSTIQYIMAGNDIEGVAYGAIETREKYFWKWKEINEDINKNDTYLLRLTKPIRDRAAQYDYPLDKNIVELLNKERFIELLHDFIVYDRGIKKLCRPNQYFGVKAAQDHVKRREGGIIWHTQGSGKSLTMVWLTKWIREYNPNGRVLIITDREELDEQIEKVYNGVSEKIYRTKSGKDLLNKLNDNSPWLLCSLVHKFGGKEEGDVDAWLQELKSGIPADFKAKGDISVFVDECHRTQSGKLHDAMKGFLPNALFIGFTGTPLLKADKQTSLEVFGRYIHTYKFDEAVYDKVVLDLRYEARDIEQKITSLKKIDEWFELKTRGLTEFTKTELKQKWGTLKKVFSSKSRLEKIVLDIMMDMEKKERLQNGRGNALLVSDSIYNACRYYELFQNAGLKNCAIITSFVPTHADIKGEETGEGYTEKLQRFEIYRKMLTNYFNEDPDTAINKVEQFEKEVKKKFVEEPAQMKLLIVVGKLLTGFDAPPATYLYIDKNLKDHGLFQAVCRVNRLDGEDKEYGYIIDYMDLFDSLKHAFNDYTSGAFDAYEKSDVEGLLKDRLKKGKERLDEALEAIKTLCEPVEPPKDTLAHIRYFCGKNTENPDELKDTEPRRVALYKLTIALIRAYASIADEMKEAGYTEKETGQIKNDIKHFENLRKEIQLASGDYIDLKQYEPAMRHLIDSYIGAEESRILANFDDLSLVELLVEKGKDAIRDLPKNIQGDKDAMAETIENNLRRVIIEESPANPMYYEKMSVLLDELINMRREATLEYEKYLHEIIALSRKVKKPNTAMEYPVSLDTNAKRALYDNLGKNEDLAIELDHKIMTTKKDVWRDNKIKTREVEYAIKEVLDMYQVKEPDVAYIIELVKNQKDY, via the coding sequence ATGATAAAAAATAATTCACCATTCACCACTCACCATTCATCATTAAGTTCCATTGGCAAAAAAGAACGTGAAACCCAAAATCGTGCGGTTGCTTTATTCCATAACGAATTGAAGTATCGTTATCTGGGTAATTGGGAAGAACGGGAAAATAACAGTAACATCGAAGAGGAAATCTTAACCGCCTGGCTTACCAAAAAAGGTTACAGTCAAAATCTGATTGTCAAAGCCTTATATAAGTTTAGCAAAGTTGCTAACGACCAAAGCAAATCGCTGTATGATGTAAACAAAGAAGTGTATTCCATGCTTCGCTATGGCGTAAATGTGCAACCCGAAATCGGGCAAAACAAAGAAACCGTTTGGCTTATTGACTGGAAATATCCGTTTGAAAACGACTTTGCCATTGCCGAGGAAGTTACCATAAAAGGCGTTCACCATAAACGCCCTGACATTGTACTGTATGTAAATGGTATCGCATTGGGGGTATTGGAACTCAAGCGAAGCACCGTTTCCATATCCGAAGGTATCCGGCAAAATTTAGATAATCAGAAACATATTTTCATCAAGCCGTTTTTCTCAACCATTCAGTATATAATGGCAGGGAATGACATTGAAGGCGTTGCCTACGGCGCCATTGAAACCAGAGAAAAATACTTTTGGAAATGGAAAGAAATAAATGAAGACATCAATAAAAACGATACTTACCTGTTGCGACTGACCAAACCCATCAGAGATAGGGCCGCCCAATATGATTATCCTTTGGATAAAAATATCGTGGAGTTGCTCAACAAAGAACGGTTTATTGAACTGCTGCATGATTTCATTGTATATGATCGTGGCATAAAGAAACTGTGCCGGCCAAATCAATATTTTGGGGTAAAAGCTGCGCAAGACCATGTTAAACGTAGGGAAGGCGGTATTATTTGGCACACACAGGGAAGCGGAAAGAGTTTAACGATGGTATGGCTTACCAAATGGATTAGGGAATACAATCCCAATGGCAGGGTGCTTATCATTACCGACCGTGAAGAATTAGACGAGCAGATAGAAAAGGTTTACAACGGTGTTTCCGAAAAGATATACCGGACCAAAAGTGGAAAAGATTTACTGAACAAACTTAACGATAATTCGCCCTGGCTTTTATGTTCGCTGGTGCATAAGTTTGGCGGAAAAGAAGAAGGCGATGTGGATGCCTGGTTGCAGGAATTGAAAAGCGGCATTCCGGCCGACTTTAAAGCCAAAGGCGACATCTCTGTATTTGTGGACGAGTGCCACCGCACCCAATCAGGAAAACTGCACGATGCCATGAAAGGTTTTTTGCCCAATGCCCTATTCATCGGTTTTACAGGAACACCGCTTTTGAAAGCTGACAAGCAGACCAGTCTGGAAGTTTTTGGCAGATACATCCACACCTACAAATTTGATGAAGCTGTTTATGACAAAGTAGTATTGGATTTACGCTATGAGGCCAGAGACATCGAGCAAAAGATCACTTCCCTTAAAAAGATAGACGAATGGTTTGAACTGAAAACCCGTGGACTTACCGAATTTACCAAAACTGAACTGAAACAAAAATGGGGAACGCTGAAAAAGGTGTTCAGTTCAAAATCACGTTTAGAGAAAATCGTGCTTGACATCATGATGGACATGGAGAAAAAAGAACGGCTGCAAAACGGCAGAGGCAACGCCCTGTTGGTTTCGGATAGTATCTACAATGCTTGCCGTTATTACGAGCTATTTCAAAATGCCGGGTTAAAAAATTGTGCCATCATTACCTCCTTCGTTCCGACCCATGCCGACATCAAAGGTGAAGAAACAGGCGAAGGTTATACAGAAAAATTACAGCGTTTTGAGATTTACCGGAAAATGCTGACAAATTATTTCAACGAAGACCCCGATACCGCCATCAACAAGGTAGAACAGTTTGAAAAAGAGGTAAAGAAAAAATTTGTAGAAGAACCTGCCCAAATGAAATTGCTCATTGTTGTAGGCAAACTACTTACCGGCTTTGATGCCCCTCCGGCAACCTATTTATACATTGATAAAAATCTGAAAGATCATGGCTTATTTCAGGCGGTATGCCGTGTGAATCGGTTGGATGGCGAGGATAAAGAATACGGTTACATCATTGACTATATGGATTTGTTCGACAGTCTAAAACATGCCTTCAATGATTATACATCGGGTGCTTTTGACGCTTATGAAAAATCAGATGTTGAAGGTTTATTGAAAGACCGTTTAAAGAAAGGCAAAGAACGCCTGGATGAAGCGTTGGAAGCAATCAAGACACTCTGTGAACCAGTTGAACCGCCGAAAGACACATTAGCACATATTCGTTACTTCTGTGGCAAGAATACAGAAAATCCAGACGAACTAAAAGATACCGAACCAAGACGAGTTGCCTTATACAAACTTACCATTGCACTTATACGGGCTTATGCCAGCATAGCCGATGAAATGAAAGAAGCAGGTTATACAGAAAAGGAAACTGGACAAATAAAGAACGACATCAAGCACTTTGAAAACCTGCGAAAGGAAATACAGCTTGCCAGTGGTGATTATATTGATTTGAAGCAATACGAACCAGCCATGCGTCATCTGATTGACAGTTACATCGGAGCAGAAGAGAGCCGAATACTTGCCAATTTTGATGATTTGAGTTTGGTGGAATTGTTGGTGGAGAAAGGTAAGGACGCCATCAGAGATTTGCCCAAAAATATACAAGGCGATAAAGATGCAATGGCGGAAACCATTGAAAACAACTTGCGGAGAGTAATCATCGAGGAAAGTCCGGCCAACCCAATGTATTACGAGAAAATGAGTGTGCTTTTGGACGAGTTAATAAACATGAGAAGAGAAGCCACTTTGGAGTATGAAAAGTATTTGCATGAAATCATTGCCCTTTCAAGGAAGGTTAAAAAACCAAATACAGCAATGGAATATCCTGTTTCTCTCGATACCAATGCGAAAAGGGCATTGTATGACAACCTTGGTAAGAATGAGGACTTGGCAATCGAATTAGACCATAAAATAATGACAACGAAAAAGGACGTTTGGCGAGATAATAAAATTAAAACACGTGAAGTAGAGTATGCTATTAAAGAAGTACTGGATATGTATCAGGTAAAAGAGCCTGACGTGGCATACATCATTGAATTAGTGAAAAACCAGAAGGATTATTAA
- a CDS encoding four helix bundle protein has translation MKENVIKNKSFAFALRIVKMFQYLQTEKKEFVLSKQLLRSGTAIGALVREAEQAESKSDFIHKMAIAQKETNETDYWIELLFQSAYLHESQYKSIIADVTELKKLLASIIITSKENRNDKK, from the coding sequence ATGAAAGAGAATGTGATTAAAAATAAGAGTTTTGCGTTTGCACTGCGTATTGTAAAAATGTTTCAGTACTTGCAAACGGAAAAGAAGGAATTTGTTTTGAGTAAACAATTGCTCAGAAGCGGTACAGCCATTGGTGCATTGGTTCGAGAGGCAGAGCAGGCTGAAAGCAAATCGGATTTTATTCATAAAATGGCAATTGCTCAAAAAGAAACTAACGAAACGGATTACTGGATTGAACTTTTATTTCAATCCGCATACTTACACGAAAGCCAATACAAATCAATTATTGCAGATGTTACTGAACTAAAAAAGTTGTTGGCATCTATTATCATTACATCAAAAGAGAATAGGAATGATAAAAAATAA